In Mytilus trossulus isolate FHL-02 chromosome 10, PNRI_Mtr1.1.1.hap1, whole genome shotgun sequence, the DNA window ttttacatttgatcCATCATCAAAGCGACCATACTCTTATTAAATGCATTAATGAATTGGAAATTGGCAATCCGTCAGATGAGATTTTAGCATTTTTAAACTCACTGAATAGACCCACTGAAAATGAACATAATGCTGTGCAACTTTTTGCCAGGAATTTAGatgttgacttatttaattataacaaattGCAGTCAATCCCAGGAGATTTAAAAGTATACAATGCAATAGATCAAGGGTCTGAACATTATTTAAACAAGATGTTAGCTCCAAAAAATCTAGGAATTAAAAATGATTGTAGTATTATGTTggtaaagaaccttagtgaatCCTTAGTAAATGGTTTACGTGGAAAAGTTACTAAATTATATGCAAAATCTGTTGATGTTGAATTTATGATAGATGATAAGTCTGTAACTACTAATGTAACAGCAACAGACTTTACTGTGTTTGACCCGGTTGATAAAACTGTTTTAGCAAAGCGAACTCAGCTACCATTAAAATTAGCATATGCCATGACTATACACAAGGCACAGGGAATGACTTTGAAAAATTTAGTAGTAAATTGTGAAAATTCCAGTCAACCTGGTCAAGTAGGGGTTGCTGTCGGAAGAGCAGAAAGTGTTGAAGGACTTCGagtattaaactttaaaaaagtattatgtAAGAAACATCCTGTCCATGTGACAAACTTTTATAGTAGTTTCACATTAGGTATCATTTACAAGGACTTGACATGCTGCCGAGGTAAAAAAGATACTAAATCTGTTGAGGATCAAGATGATTCACCTCCTGCTCCACCAGATACTAGCGTTTGTGTTAATGAGTATGCAGACTCAGATTTTTTCGGACAGTGAAATAGAACATTTGGATTTTCTAGATTCCTTCATTGCAGATAACGTATTAACTGAAGGACAAGCATGCTCTCCGTCAAAATTGGCTTTAGACAAAATAATTACTGAGTTCATTGACACTCCCcttgaaaatgacattttattattccaaaaattaattttatgtaattatgaACACTTTGATGAATGGTTTGAACTACAAAATTCACTTATTGAAGATATTGGACTAAACTGTTTTCCTGAAGGGAGTTTAAAATATTCTGCTAAATTTCAGAATGACTTCTTTGTAAAATTGGGAAATTTGttctcaaattttaattttatgatagAATAATACTTACGTAATTGGAAATTACATTAGGATTATCTCCCCCTAATTAGTATTCACACCGCCGATCGcgctttaaaatatcaataaagcgCTCAGGTATATCGACTCCCACCACGCATGCGTGATTCCCCAGTCTCTCTCGGCGAAAAGTGTTCACCAATAAAAGATTCAAAAGGGGAGGTGGGTGGGAGCCAATTACGTAAGTATTATTctatcataaaattaaaatttgagaacaaatttcccaattttatattaattcataATACTTACGTAATTGGAAATTACATTAGGAGATTTCTAAGCTATCCACAGCTGAAGAATCTTTCTGTACTTTGTATACTGTATTTTCTTCACATCAGTTCAGATATAAATAACACAACACTATACAGTTAAAAAATTTTCttccattttctataaatttttctccttttttttctttttcagaattttcttccatatatatacaaaatttttatttacacaGAATTTAAAACTTCAACATCTATGTGACGTAAATAAAAACGAGTAAAGGTTGATTCCTTTGTCCAGTCTGCTGTGTCCATAATAGACTTCACAGATGCGCCGTTAAAAAGTGCCCAAGATGGGCCCAAGGCTCTTGTAGAATGAGCACgaaattttttgtctttttcattgtaAGCACATTTAATTGCATTAACAATCCAAGACGAAATAGTCTGTGATGTAACCGGTTTATGCGGttcaataaaagataaaaacaacttGATCTCAAACTCACTGTCAGAGTTTCTAAAAGGTGcagttttcttcaaataataataaatagacCGCTTCGGATCTAATAATTTATCTGATTGATAAGACGGAATAAAAATCTTGCTGCCAAAATGTTTCGGTTTATCCTGTTTTGATAGTCCATGACGAACAAAAGTTACCCCTTTCTTCTGCACAACAATCGACTCTTCTCCAATACACAAAGATTGTAAGTCACTGCATCTCCTGAAAGAAGTAATTGCAATTAAGAATGCAGTTTTCCaagaaataaacttcaaatGAGCATGTTTCATTGGTTCAAAAGgtgcttgttttaatttttttaaaactaagggTAAGTCCCATTCAGGTAAAAGCACTACTTTTGGAGGTCTCGAGTTAAAAACACCCTTTATAAGACGAGTTATATAAGGATGTTGTCCTACTGGAATTTTCCCAATTGGAGCTAGGAATGAGGATAACATAGATCTATAACCAGCTATGGTTCTATACTGAAGACCTTCTgagaataaaaatgtcaaaaactcAGCCGCCTCCGTCAAAGAGGCACTATAGGGATCAATTTCCCGTCAACTACACCAGCTATTGAATTTTCGAAATTTGACAGAGTAATCTTTTTGAGTCCCAGAGCGCCATGAGGCTCTGAGTAATTTTCTAGTTTCTTTAGAAAAACCTTTCTCTTTAAACTGTTTGTCGATAAAAACCATGCAGTCAGATTGAATACTGCtggatttggatgaaatatgtttgttttggcTGGTGTAATAGATCCTCCCTGACTGGCAGGCTCCTTGGATAATCTATTATGTACTTCAGAAGATTTGTGTACCAATGTCTGCGCGGCCAATGTGGGGCTATTAGAATTAACTGACAATTGTACTTTGTCATGTGTTTTAGTATTTTTGGTATTAGACAAATTGGAGGGTAAGCATATGCATACATGTTGTTCCAAGGAATTGTTAGAGCATCTATTGCATAAGCCTGAGGGTCTGGGTTCCAGGAGCAATAGATCTGTGTTTGTCGATTTTTCGCAGAGGCGAAAAGATCTATGTGAGGTGTCTCCCAAATCTGAAACATTGCATGAGTTATCTCTTTGTTTAATGACCATTCCGTTGGTTGAATTTTTACCCTGCTTAAATGGTCTGCTAGAATGTTCTTTTTTCCTGCAATGTGTGCAGCTTTCAgaaaaatttgattttctaGTGCTAATTGCCAAAGTTTCCAAGTTCTAATCCATAGCTGGGGAGAACGAGTGCCTccttgtttgtttatgtaacgaACAACGGTTGAATTGTCTGACCGAATaagaacatttttgtttatcaattttggGAGAAAATGTTTTACAGTTAGAAAAACTGCCTCCATTTCTAAAGAATGTATGTGGAGAAGTTTTTCTTCTACTGACCATGTACCCTGAACTATGAGACTGTTGTTGATGTGACCTCCGTACCCTGAATTTGATGCGTCTGTTGTTACTGTTATTGACGTTTCCCAAGGTGTTATTGATCTGCCTATGaccaaattttctatttttaaccaccATCTGAGGTGACCTTTTAGATGTTTCGAAAAAGGAATTTTTATTCCTAGATTTTGACAAACTGGTTTCCAATGATAAAGGAGGTGTAACTGAATTGGTCTCATAAAGAGTCTTGCATTTGGAATTAATTCTATGCATGAAGCCATAATACCTAATAATTGTAGAAAATCTCTTGCTG includes these proteins:
- the LOC134687866 gene encoding ATP-dependent DNA helicase PIF1-like, which codes for MFDEDQIQAFNLIKDGHNLIVSGQAGAGKTFLIKKAVKYLRKHQRKAEIVCSTKIAATHFSDLGAQTLHRCAGIEDGRHMNQNLLHLIETDERFISVKKNFLNVDVLFIDEISMISSKVLSQVEFLIRNVRKSNQYFGGAQIVLVGDFYQLPPVPNELLGDPGNHCFRISWFNDCFPHQIILHLIHHQSDHTLIKCINELEIGNPSDEILAFLNSLNRPTENEHNAVQLFARNLDVDLFNYNKLQSIPGDLKVYNAIDQGSEHYLNKMLAPKNLGIKNDCSIMLVKNLSESLVNGLRGKVTKLYAKSVDVEFMIDDKSVTTNVTATDFTVFDPVDKTVLAKRTQLPLKLAYAMTIHKAQGMTLKNLVVNCENSSQPGQVGVAVGRAESVEGLRVLNFKKVLCKKHPVHVTNFYSSFTLGIIYKDLTCCRGKKDTKSVEDQDDSPPAPPDTSVCVNEYADSDFFGQ